In the genome of Penaeus vannamei isolate JL-2024 chromosome 26, ASM4276789v1, whole genome shotgun sequence, one region contains:
- the LOC113809887 gene encoding zinc finger protein SNAI2, translating to MGVVSRLGLVQVALASRGLQSEEEGEEDALDTRNPSDAEFALLGLPPGSHGAQYVCKFCGKIFFYPSSLEKHIRTHTGEKPFKCPHCNYSASQKSHVKTHLQRRHSNLS from the coding sequence atgGGCGTGGTGAGCAGGCTGGGCCTTGTGCAGGTGGCCTTGGCTAGCCGAGGGCTGCagtccgaggaggagggggaggaggacgccCTGGACACCAGAAATCCCTCCGACGCTGAGTTTGCCCTCTTGGGCCTCCCCCCCGGCTCCCACGGTGCCCAGTACGTGTGCAAGTTTTGCGGAAAGATATTCTTCTACCCTTCCTCGCTGGAGaagcacatccgcacacacaccgGGGAGAAGCCCTTCAAGTGTCCCCACTGTAACTACTCGGCCAGCCAGAAGAGCCACGTGAAGACGCACTTGCAGCGTCGCCACAGTAACCTGTCCTGA